One segment of Brassica napus cultivar Da-Ae chromosome C3, Da-Ae, whole genome shotgun sequence DNA contains the following:
- the BNAC03G48720D gene encoding uncharacterized protein BNAC03G48720D: MAWLARSIANSLKLDEDDGDDEKRLSGEDSVPNQSVSESQSPRGVKEDISELTKTLRSQFWGVASFLSQPSSSPDLQERNQSPDHAEEEDEDLIAGIRNDFAEIGGRFRTGISKLSENLPVSDFTKIASNFLQLGSEGADPKDYGDIIGVTEELVAFVRDLAMHPETWLDLPLPDEDDTFDEFEMTDDQHEHAMAVERLVPSLSSLRIELCPEYMSENCFWMIYFVLLHPKLTQHDASLLSTPQVLEARAMLSHELQKINRAPVEGESSEANAAVVEPLTVNPQEFETDKHTVESKEIQVVDKSVIEERNSSTDSSSSSRFVNVQAEDEEEEEEDADDWLNDEESSDAVSGMEGGATTKHPLGEEDEEDVSFSDLEDDDEERDVQVSSKRSTNSSSPDWVQI, from the exons ATGGCTTGGTTAGCTAGATCCATCGCGAACTCACTCAAGCTCGACGAGGACgatggagatgatgaaaagAGACTTTCTGGTGAAGATTCCGTTCCGAATCAGTCGGTGTCGGAGTCACAGTCTCCTCGAGGGGTTAAGGAAGACATCTCCGAGCTCACCAAGACCTTGAGAAGCCAATTCTGGGGCGTAGCTTCGTTCCTATCGCAACCGTCTTCGTCTCCGGATCTCCAGGAGAGAAATCAGAGTCCAGATCATGCGGAGGAGGAGGACGAGGATCTGATCGCTGGGATTAGGAACGATTTCGCGGAGATTGGAGGGAGATTCAGGACGGGGATTTCGAAGCTCTCTGAGAACTTGCCGGTATCCGATTTCACCAAGATCGCTTCGAACTTCTTACAGTTAGGTTCAGAAGGAGCCGATCCGAAGGATTACGGTGACATAATCGGAGTCACCGAGGAGCTAGTTGCGTTCGTGAGGGATCTCGCGATGCATCCCGAGACTTGGTTGGATCTTCCTTTACCTGATGAGGATGATACCTTTGATG AGTTTGAAATGACTGATGATCAGCACGAGCATGCTATGGCCGTTGAAAGGCTTGTACCGAGCCTTTCTTCTTTGAGGATTGAGCTTTGCCCTGAATACATGAGTGAGAATTGCTTCTGGATGATTTACTTTGTGCTTTTGCATCCTAAACTCACTCAACACGATGCCTCGCTTCTCTCCACTCCTCAG GTACTCGAAGCAAGAGCAATGTTATCTCACGAGTTACAGAAAATAAACAGAGCACCTGTGGAAGGAGAGAGTTCCGAAGCTAACGCTGCAGTGGTTGAACCTCTTACCGTAAATCCGCAGGAGTTTGAGACAGACAAGCACACAGTTGAGAGCAAGGAGATACAAGTCGTTGACAAATCTGTGATTGAAGAAAGAAACTCATcaactgattcttcttcttcatccagaTTTGTCAACGTGCAAGCtgaggacgaagaagaagaagaagaagacgcagATGATTGGCTGAACGATGAAGAGAGTTCAGATGCTGTGAGCGGCATGGAAGGAGGAGCAACTACTAAGCATCCTCTTggtgaagaagacgaagaagatgtgtCATTCAGTGATCTAGAAGATGACGATGAGGAAAGAGACGTACAGGTGAGTTCCAAGAGATCTACTAACTCTAGTTCACCAGACTGGGTACAGATATAA
- the LOC106348170 gene encoding DEAD-box ATP-dependent RNA helicase 27 — translation MGNLDLEQHSPEKEEMKTKKKRSRDKAKILKQLAKREVKEPKSITDEEPKKKKKKLKQVATEDEETEAISDEEPKKKKKKKKAKQVEEEGEESGGNGIMTNETFESLGLSDNTHKSIKEMGFARMTQIQAKAIPPLMMGKDVLGAARTGSGKTLAFLIPAVELLYHVRFTPRNGTGVIVICPTRELAIQSYLVAKELLKFHSQTVGKVIGGEPRKKEVEILVKGVNLLVATPGRLLDHLENTDGFVFKNLKFLVMDEADRILEQNFEEDMKKIIKLLPKTRQTSLFSATQTSKVEDLARVSLTSPVYIDVDEGRKEVTNEGLEQGYCVVPSAKRLLFLLTFLKTFHGKKKIMVFFSTCKSTKFHTELFRYIKIDCLAIHGGMEQSKRTSTFFQFVKLETGVLLCTNVGARGLDFPRVDWIVQYDPPDDPTEYIHRVGRTARGEGAKGKALLVLTPAELQFIQYLKAAKIPVEEHEFEEEKLLNVQAFLEKTISENSALSVSAKEAYKTYISGYDSHSMKDVFNAHRLDLKEVAASFCFSSPPKLLLKIHREGDGYRSKREPVNNKFNRGRGGRPGGKTKFERY, via the exons ATGGGGAATTTGGATTTGGAGCAGCATTCACCCGAAAAGGAAGagatgaagacgaagaagaaaagATCCAGAGACAAAGCGAAGATACTAAAGCAGCTAGCGAAGAGGGAGGTTAAAGAGCCAAAATCAATAACAGATGAAgaaccgaagaagaagaagaagaaactaaagCAGGTTGCGACAGAGGATGAAGAGACCGAAGCAATTAGCGATGAAgaaccaaagaagaagaagaagaagaagaaagcgaaGCAGgtcgaagaagaaggagaggaaAGTGGTGGAAACGGTATAATGACTAACGAAACGTTTGAGTCATTGGGGCTATCTGATAACACTCATAAATCCATCAAAGAGATGGGATTCGCACGCATGACTCAG ATTCAAGCTAAAGCGATTCCGCCGTTGATGATGGGGAAAGATGTACTCGGAGCTGCCAGAACCGGTTCTGGAAAGACCTTGGCTTTTCTTATACCCGCTGTAGAGCTTCTTTACCATGTCCGGTTTACTCCTCGCAATGGAACCGGTGTTATTGTGATTTGTCCAACAAGAGAGCTTGCCATTCAG TCGTATTTAGTGGCGAAAGAGCTTCTTAAGTTCCATTCTCAGACCGTGGGAAAGGTTATTGGTGGTGAGcccagaaagaaagaagttgAAATTCTTGTCAAAGGTGTTAACCTGTTGGTGGCTACCCCTGGCAGACTTCTCGATCACCTTGAGAATACTGATGGATTTGTATTCAAGAACTTGAAG TTTCTGGTTATGGATGAGGCTGATAGGATACTGGAACAGAACTTTGAAGAAGACATGAAGAAGATCATTAAGCTTCTACCAAAG ACAAGGCAGACGTCACTGTTTTCCGCCACACAGACATCCAAG GTTGAGGATCTTGCTAGGGTGTCACTTACATCACCTGTTTATATTGATGTGGACGAAGGACGAAAAGAG GTTACAAATGAAGGCTTGGAGCAAGGTTACTGTGTTGTGCCAAGTGCAAAGCGGTTACTCTTTTTACTCACCTTCTTGAAGACGTTTCAcgggaagaagaagatcatgGTATTTTTCTCCACTTGCAAATCGACAAAGTTTCACACGGAACTCTTTCGGTACATCAAAATAGATTGCCTCGCCATCCATGGAGGGATGGAGCAGAGCAAAAGGACTTCAACGTTTTTCCAGTTCGTAAAGTTGGAAACTGGTGTCTTATTGTGTACTAATGTAGGTGCCCGTGGTCTTGACTTCCCACGTGTG GATTGGATTGTGCAGTATGATCCTCCAGATGATCCTACG gAATACATTCATAGAGTAGGTAGAACAGCTCGTGGAGAGGGTGCAAAAGGGAAGGCTCTGCTTGTTCTAACTCCAGCGGAGTTGCAGTTTATTCAGTATCTCAAG GCAGCTAAAATTCCTGTTGAAGAACATGAATTTGAGGAAGAGAAGTTGCTCAATGTGCAGGCTTTCCTG GAAAAGACGATATCTGAAAACAGTGCATTGAGCGTGTCAGCAAAAGAAGCATACAAGACTTACATATCAGGATATGATTCTCACTCTATGAAAGATGTCTTTAATGCTCACCGACTCGATCTCAAG gAGGTTGCGGCTTCGTTCTGTTTCTCATCACCACCCAAATTATTGCTGAAGATACATCGAGAAGGAGACGGGTACAGGAGCAAGAGAGAACCTGTTAATAATAAGTTTAACAGAGGTCGTGGTGGCAGACCCGGCGGTAAAACTAAGTTCGAGAGGTACTAA
- the LOC125583059 gene encoding uncharacterized protein LOC125583059, whose protein sequence is MEEERHGQIMKTRLNRHLVATQELHDNIAQLGKRNKPQGRRPPHGERRFGDALDAGYVEPKPPDPSWITKHQTSYTHEYSNCSYHDYNSADDVNIYSFSGSSWSSEYLTWERTMDDWFTYYGVPKKERLAHAIKQLSGKAYSWWKRVYKTHGKSPEEVVTNWKDLKDVMIRKYVTTLPTQETRRKYPRRFSNGVSKEAKKVVPQQGHRSLIYQDQIRPSQMPMVLYDKYQPYEVLKSMEKKNLDVKTGHEVQKDMITQSLLRSKVVRDLSSRDKEILNPNKEEPSSQGLKEQEFKEEEPPGVTLVLDQKIVQETMQSTLLKEPKPKQYQER, encoded by the exons ATGGAAGAGGAGAGACACGGCCAAATCATGAAGACCAGACTGAACCGACACTTAGTAGCTACACAAGAGCTCCATGATAATATTGCTCAGTTGGGAAAAAGAAATAAGCCACAAGGCAGAAGACCACCACATGGAGaaagaagatttggagatgcacTAGATGCTGGCTATGTtgagcccaagccaccagatccttcatggATCACCAAACATCAAACTTCTTATACTCATGAATACTCAAATTGTTCTTATCATGATTATAACTCTGCTGatgatgttaatatttattctttttcaggAAGCAGTTGGTCAAGTGAGTATCTAACATGGGAAAGAACCATGGATGATTGGTTTACATACTATGGCGTGCCAAAGAAGGAGAGGCTAGCTCATGCCATCAAGCAACTTTCCGGAAAAGCTTACTCATGGTGGAAAAGAGTATATAAGACACATGGTAAAAGTCCAGAAGAAGTTGTCACCAACTGGAAAGATCTTAAAGATGTTATGATCAGGAAGTATGTGACTACACTTCCCACGCAAGAAACCAGAAGAAAATACCCAAGGAGATTTTCAAATGGTGTGTCCAAAGAGGCAAAGAAAGTTGTGCCACAACAAGGCCATAGAAGCTTGATCTATCAAGACCAGATTCGGCCAAGCCAGATGCCCATGgttttatatgataaatacCAACCTTATGAGGTCCTAAAgtccatggagaagaagaaCCTT gaTGTTAAGACAGGTCATGAGGTCCAGAAAGACATGATCACCCAATCCTTGTTGAGATCAAAAGTTGTCCGTGATTTAAGTTCAAGAGACAAGGAGATTTTAAACCCAAATAAAGAAGAGCCATCCAGCCAag GACTTAAGGAGCAAgaatttaaagaagaagaaccaccagGCGTGACTCTTGTGTTGGACCAGAAGATTGTTCAAGAGACAATGCAGTCCACATTGCTTaaagaaccaaaaccaaaacaataccaAG aacgttag